Genomic DNA from Candidatus Rhabdochlamydia sp. T3358:
TCCCCTACCACTAGAATAAGATCGGAGCAATCCACAATACTACGTAGCGCCATCTGGCGATTAGTTGTAGCATAGCAAATAGAAGAACTAGGCAGGGTTTCAATATGAGGATATTTAGCAATTAACGCCTGCGTTACTTCTTTTACATCATCTAAGCTCAATGTGGTTTGTGTGGTATAAAATAAAGGTTCATTGGAAAAACATAAGGCTTCTACATCTGCTAGAGATTCTACAACAGTTGTCACCTCAGGTGCTTCTCCTGAAGTACCTATGGTCTCCACGTGATTACGGTGACCAATTAAAATAATTTGGTAGCCTTTTTGCGCGTATCTTTTTACAGCTGAATGCACCTTTGTAACCAAGCCACATGTAGCATCGATTTCTATCAGGTTTCTTTTTTTAGCCTGCGCGCGTACTTCGGGAGCCACTCCATGTGCAGAATAGATCAAATAAGAACCACAAGGCACTAGCTCTAGGTCCTCAATAAATACAGCACCTTGTTTTTCAAGACTCTCAATTACATGCTTATTGTGAACAATCTCATGCTTTACATAGATCGGAGCACCCCACATCTT
This window encodes:
- the ispH gene encoding 4-hydroxy-3-methylbut-2-enyl diphosphate reductase, with the protein product MKLLLSKPRGFCAGVVRAIETVEKALKMWGAPIYVKHEIVHNKHVIESLEKQGAVFIEDLELVPCGSYLIYSAHGVAPEVRAQAKKRNLIEIDATCGLVTKVHSAVKRYAQKGYQIILIGHRNHVETIGTSGEAPEVTTVVESLADVEALCFSNEPLFYTTQTTLSLDDVKEVTQALIAKYPHIETLPSSSICYATTNRQMALRSIVDCSDLILVVGDPRSSNSNRLCEVAHLRNVPSYLINTEHEIDPKWLQAVKVLGLTAGASTPEDVVQRCIKKLQEYGVTEIEDIIYTVEDVYFHLPRQLTQCI